One Clostridium sp. CM027 genomic window carries:
- a CDS encoding aspartyl-phosphate phosphatase Spo0E family protein, translating to MDIKLKIIKEELESLRTILHFLLNCKEPTDKIVVSCSQQLDEVIIKYQKFQAISEKVA from the coding sequence ATGGATATTAAATTAAAAATTATAAAGGAAGAATTAGAATCATTAAGAACAATATTACATTTTTTACTAAATTGTAAAGAGCCTACAGATAAAATAGTTGTATCATGCAGTCAGCAATTAGATGAAGTTATAATTAAATATCAGAAATTTCAAGCCATTTCGGAAAAAGTGGCTTGA
- the hprK gene encoding HPr(Ser) kinase/phosphatase — MDVTIEELIEHFKLEVLVEGEKGNLINVSDINRPGLQIAGFYQYFDNNRVQLIGMAEWSFLDCMEEDLRKKRLNKYFKLDIPCVIVTRQMQPHKELMEAARGNGRWVLRTKLISTRFISKFTNYVDTKLAPETRLHGVLVDVYGIGMLLSGESGIGKSECALELIKRGHRLIADDAVDIKEIDGVLLGSCPYITSGMLEVRGMGIIDIPAIYGMSSVLNTKTISLLISLTQWNESEEYDRLGIDNEFMDILNVPVRKITLPIRPGRNIAVIIEAAAANYRYSLNSKITPVETINMRIEEVTATLKK; from the coding sequence ATGGATGTTACTATAGAGGAATTAATAGAGCATTTTAAGTTAGAGGTTTTAGTAGAAGGAGAAAAGGGTAACTTAATTAATGTTAGTGATATTAATAGACCGGGGCTTCAAATTGCAGGCTTTTACCAGTATTTCGATAATAATCGAGTTCAATTAATAGGTATGGCAGAATGGAGTTTTCTAGATTGTATGGAAGAAGACCTTAGGAAGAAACGATTGAATAAATACTTTAAATTAGATATACCTTGCGTTATAGTCACTAGGCAGATGCAACCTCATAAGGAACTTATGGAGGCAGCAAGGGGAAATGGACGATGGGTTTTACGAACAAAATTAATTTCTACAAGATTTATTAGTAAATTTACAAATTACGTAGATACTAAGTTAGCTCCAGAAACTAGACTTCACGGTGTTCTAGTAGATGTTTATGGTATAGGCATGTTATTAAGTGGAGAAAGTGGGATAGGCAAGAGTGAATGTGCGTTAGAACTTATAAAAAGGGGTCACAGGCTGATCGCAGACGATGCAGTTGACATTAAAGAAATTGATGGTGTATTACTTGGAAGTTGCCCATACATAACCTCAGGAATGCTGGAGGTCAGAGGTATGGGGATAATAGATATTCCAGCAATATATGGTATGAGTTCGGTTCTAAACACTAAGACTATTAGTTTGTTGATATCACTTACTCAGTGGAATGAGAGTGAAGAATATGATAGGCTTGGTATAGATAATGAATTTATGGATATTCTAAATGTGCCTGTAAGAAAAATAACATTGCCAATTAGGCCAGGTAGGAATATAGCAGTAATTATTGAAGCAGCTGCAGCTAATTATAGATACAGTTTAAATTCTAAGATAACTCCTGTTGAAACCATAAATATGAGAATAGAGGAAGTAACTGCAACTCTTAAGAAATAA
- a CDS encoding DUF896 domain-containing protein, whose product MNIDELTNRINYLYNKSKESQLTEEEKLEQQELRQKYIDNVKRNFRAQLDTIKKV is encoded by the coding sequence ATGAATATTGATGAATTAACTAACAGAATAAATTACCTTTATAATAAAAGCAAAGAAAGTCAACTTACAGAGGAAGAGAAATTAGAACAACAAGAGTTAAGGCAAAAGTACATTGACAATGTTAAAAGAAATTTTAGAGCACAATTAGATACAATTAAAAAAGTATAA
- a CDS encoding PHP domain-containing protein: MYNRGDFHLHTNASDGKLSPKELIHEASLNGLDIIAITDHDTTLNVEEGIREGLIENIRVIPGIELSTIYNNESIHILGYFKDDKYKDVAFQNFLKDIDDFRILRAKKIVENLDTFFKIKLDYQKVLDEAKGVIARPHIAKAIIDAGYKYDWKYIFDNFLSNSSPAYVHIKRISTADGITILKKVNALVVLAHPVLIKKSTIDEMLSLDFDGIEAVYPINTKKQKSLLKSKAKEYGKLITAGSDFHGITTSDTSHGVVGSVSLSHNELATFVNALES; the protein is encoded by the coding sequence ATGTACAATCGAGGTGATTTCCATCTTCATACAAATGCGTCTGATGGAAAACTAAGTCCTAAAGAACTAATTCATGAAGCGTCTTTAAATGGTTTGGATATTATTGCAATAACAGATCATGACACAACTTTAAATGTTGAGGAAGGAATCAGAGAAGGTCTAATTGAAAATATAAGGGTAATACCTGGAATAGAACTATCTACTATTTATAATAACGAAAGCATTCACATATTGGGTTATTTTAAAGATGATAAATATAAAGATGTTGCTTTTCAAAATTTCTTAAAAGACATAGATGATTTCAGAATATTAAGAGCTAAAAAAATAGTGGAAAATTTAGATACGTTTTTTAAAATAAAACTAGACTATCAAAAAGTTTTAGATGAAGCTAAAGGAGTAATAGCTAGGCCCCATATAGCTAAAGCAATAATTGATGCTGGTTATAAATATGATTGGAAATATATATTTGATAATTTCCTTTCAAACAGTAGCCCTGCATATGTACACATTAAGAGAATTTCAACAGCCGATGGCATAACCATATTAAAAAAAGTTAATGCATTAGTTGTACTTGCACACCCTGTTCTAATTAAAAAATCAACCATAGATGAAATGCTAAGCTTAGATTTTGATGGTATTGAAGCAGTTTACCCAATAAATACAAAAAAGCAAAAATCACTATTAAAGTCAAAAGCTAAAGAATATGGCAAGTTAATTACTGCAGGTTCAGATTTTCATGGAATTACAACCTCAGATACCAGTCATGGCGTCGTTGGTTCAGTTTCCTTAAGCCATAATGAACTAGCTACCTTTGTAAATGCCTTAGAATCATAA
- the def gene encoding peptide deformylase produces MAVREILQYGDERLNMICEKVGKIDRKILNTIDDMMDTLYEGNGIGLAAPQIGILKRVILIDLGEEEENPIIIINPKITAQSGNEKDYEGCLSYLGYEGEVFRPTNVTVVGINIKGKPVTYEASGLLARALCHEIDHLDGVLYMSRAEEMYEVTTE; encoded by the coding sequence ATGGCAGTTAGGGAAATTTTACAATATGGAGACGAGCGTCTTAATATGATTTGTGAGAAGGTAGGAAAAATAGATAGGAAGATATTAAACACAATTGACGATATGATGGATACGCTTTATGAGGGTAATGGAATAGGACTTGCGGCTCCTCAAATAGGAATTTTAAAAAGGGTTATCTTAATTGATTTAGGAGAAGAAGAAGAAAATCCAATAATAATTATAAATCCTAAAATAACAGCTCAGTCAGGAAATGAAAAGGATTATGAGGGCTGTTTAAGCTACTTAGGATATGAAGGTGAAGTATTTAGACCTACAAACGTTACAGTTGTAGGAATTAATATTAAGGGGAAACCAGTAACTTATGAAGCTTCAGGATTACTGGCAAGGGCCTTATGTCATGAAATTGACCATCTAGATGGAGTATTATATATGTCTAGAGCTGAGGAAATGTACGAAGTAACAACAGAATAA
- a CDS encoding aminopeptidase → MSEIKSLEKEYEVAWDKYTKSDFKKVFALSDNYIDFMSKCKTERECVTEFVTLAKKNGYKNIDTYISEGTKLKAGDKVYASSMGKTLALFLIGSEPIEKGFKILGAHVDSPRLDLKQNPLYEDSDLALAKTHYYGGIKKYQWVTLPLAIHGVIVKKDGTVINVVIGEDEKEPVVGISDLLIHLSADQLKKTLDKGIEGEDLNVFMGSIPVEDKDAKNRVKLNILKLLNDKYDIDEEDFVSSELEVVPAGRARNYGLDSSMIMAYGQDDRVCAYTSYEALMNIKETDKTCIVLLVDKEEVGSIGATGMQSKFFENTVAEVVNLMGEYSDLKVRRALANSKMLSSDVSAAYDPNFPSVMEKRNSAYFGKGIVLNKYTGARGKGGCNDANPEFIAQLRTIMEKHNISWQTSELGKVDQGGGGTIAYILAGFGMQVIDSGVALHNMHAPWEIASKADIYEAFRAYEAFLIEI, encoded by the coding sequence ATGTCTGAAATTAAAAGTTTAGAAAAAGAATATGAAGTAGCTTGGGATAAATACACAAAAAGTGATTTTAAAAAGGTATTTGCATTATCTGACAATTATATAGACTTCATGTCAAAATGCAAAACTGAAAGAGAATGCGTTACAGAGTTTGTTACACTAGCTAAAAAAAACGGTTACAAAAATATTGATACTTATATAAGTGAAGGCACTAAATTAAAAGCTGGTGATAAGGTTTACGCTAGCAGTATGGGAAAAACCTTAGCATTGTTTTTAATTGGGTCTGAGCCTATTGAAAAGGGTTTTAAAATTTTAGGTGCTCACGTGGACTCACCAAGACTCGATTTAAAACAAAATCCATTATATGAGGATTCAGATCTAGCATTAGCTAAAACACATTACTATGGTGGAATTAAGAAGTACCAATGGGTTACGTTACCTTTAGCTATTCATGGTGTTATTGTTAAAAAGGATGGTACAGTAATAAATGTAGTAATAGGAGAAGATGAAAAAGAACCAGTAGTTGGAATTTCAGATCTTCTAATTCACTTATCAGCAGATCAATTGAAAAAGACTTTAGACAAAGGTATCGAAGGTGAAGATTTAAACGTATTTATGGGAAGTATACCAGTAGAAGATAAGGATGCAAAAAATAGAGTTAAGTTAAATATATTAAAACTTTTAAATGATAAATATGATATAGATGAAGAAGATTTCGTATCATCAGAATTAGAAGTAGTACCTGCAGGACGCGCTAGAAACTATGGACTAGATAGCAGTATGATTATGGCTTATGGACAAGATGATAGAGTGTGTGCGTACACTTCTTATGAAGCATTAATGAACATTAAGGAAACAGACAAAACTTGTATTGTTTTACTTGTGGACAAAGAGGAAGTTGGAAGTATTGGTGCAACAGGAATGCAATCAAAATTCTTTGAAAACACAGTAGCTGAGGTTGTTAATTTAATGGGAGAATATAGTGATTTAAAAGTAAGAAGGGCATTAGCAAATTCAAAAATGTTATCATCAGACGTAAGTGCAGCATATGATCCAAACTTTCCTTCGGTTATGGAAAAACGTAATTCTGCATATTTTGGAAAAGGTATAGTTTTAAACAAGTATACTGGGGCTCGCGGAAAAGGAGGATGCAACGATGCAAATCCAGAATTTATTGCGCAGCTTAGAACCATAATGGAAAAACATAATATTTCATGGCAAACATCAGAGCTTGGAAAAGTGGACCAAGGCGGCGGCGGTACAATAGCTTATATACTAGCCGGGTTTGGTATGCAGGTTATAGATTCAGGGGTTGCTCTTCATAATATGCATGCGCCATGGGAAATTGCAAGCAAAGCAGACATATATGAAGCTTTTAGAGCTTATGAAGCTTTCTTAATAGAAATATAG
- a CDS encoding FprA family A-type flavoprotein produces METTKLKDNIYWVGVNDPKLEVFDIIMETKKGTTYNSYLIDDEKVAIIDCVKNGFFEGFLDKIKGVIGERKVDYIIVQHTELDHSGSLGKLLEVYPEAVVLASKPAITYLKEITNKEFNSRPAVGEICLGKNTLQFISAPNLHWPDTMFTYAKEEKVLFTCDVMGCHYSPVNCITDACSGDYFDEMKYYFDVIMGPFKKFVNMGLDKIKDLELDMVAPSHGPIHVEDIKMYVDLYRKWAKTYEIKEKNIQILYISAYHNTEAMAKYIANKINEKGIKAEVHEITSMNLSEIVSLIEEASGIMIGSPTINQDAVKPAWDVLSLVCPITNRGKVAAAFGSYGWSGEGVPMLTQRLKSLKFKVVEEGLKFKFVPDSKEFEQADKFVEEYLQLLN; encoded by the coding sequence ATGGAAACAACAAAGTTAAAAGACAATATTTATTGGGTTGGGGTAAACGATCCTAAGCTCGAGGTATTTGATATTATAATGGAAACAAAGAAAGGAACTACATATAATTCATATTTAATAGATGATGAAAAAGTTGCTATAATAGATTGTGTTAAAAATGGTTTCTTTGAAGGGTTTTTAGATAAAATAAAAGGTGTTATTGGAGAAAGAAAAGTTGATTACATAATTGTTCAACATACAGAACTCGACCATAGTGGTTCTTTAGGTAAGCTCTTAGAAGTTTATCCAGAGGCTGTTGTTCTAGCTTCAAAACCTGCTATAACGTATCTAAAAGAAATTACTAACAAGGAATTTAATAGCAGGCCAGCAGTAGGAGAGATTTGCTTAGGTAAAAACACATTACAATTTATTTCAGCACCAAATTTACATTGGCCTGATACAATGTTTACATATGCTAAGGAAGAAAAAGTATTGTTTACTTGTGACGTAATGGGTTGTCATTATTCACCAGTTAATTGTATAACGGATGCTTGCTCAGGTGATTATTTCGACGAAATGAAATATTATTTTGACGTTATAATGGGACCATTTAAAAAATTTGTTAATATGGGATTAGATAAAATCAAAGATTTAGAATTAGATATGGTAGCGCCAAGCCATGGTCCTATACATGTAGAGGATATTAAAATGTATGTAGACCTTTATAGAAAGTGGGCTAAAACTTACGAGATAAAAGAAAAAAACATTCAAATATTATACATATCCGCTTATCATAATACTGAGGCTATGGCAAAATATATAGCTAATAAAATTAATGAAAAGGGAATAAAGGCTGAAGTTCATGAAATAACATCTATGAATTTAAGTGAGATTGTATCATTAATTGAAGAAGCCTCAGGTATTATGATTGGTTCTCCAACTATCAATCAAGATGCTGTAAAGCCTGCTTGGGATGTTCTGTCTCTTGTGTGTCCAATAACAAATAGAGGTAAAGTCGCAGCAGCTTTCGGATCATATGGATGGAGTGGTGAAGGAGTTCCGATGCTTACACAAAGACTAAAATCTTTAAAATTTAAAGTAGTCGAGGAAGGACTTAAATTTAAATTCGTCCCAGACAGCAAGGAATTTGAGCAAGCTGATAAATTTGTGGAGGAGTATTTACAACTCTTGAATTAA
- a CDS encoding NAD(P)-dependent oxidoreductase translates to MNILITGAKGNIGTYLCNILSKSHTIYGLDKTELNITDKITTEKTLYELKPDAVIHTAGMTNKYICEYHESLAYDVNTVGTLNIANCCNSLSIPLVYLSSTDVYGDTNTTPYSEVDECTPINAYSKSKLGGEELIQTICEKYFIVRTSNIFGGNDCFVRKLINGKHTAIYLFSDPTLSVTYIEDLTIVLQRLLETDKYGIYNYTNEGCLSKSMLINSIIEFSNLDVPLVVNSDKLLSNLIKEPKYTCVNNSHIKHSLGIEIAPWDDRLKDYINKHLKL, encoded by the coding sequence ATGAATATTTTAATAACTGGCGCAAAAGGTAATATTGGAACTTATCTTTGTAATATCTTGTCTAAATCACATACTATATATGGATTAGATAAAACTGAACTTAACATAACTGATAAAATAACTACCGAGAAAACTCTGTATGAATTAAAGCCTGACGCTGTAATTCATACTGCGGGCATGACAAATAAATATATTTGTGAATACCATGAATCTTTAGCCTATGATGTAAACACTGTAGGAACTTTAAACATTGCTAATTGTTGTAATTCGCTTAGTATCCCCCTAGTATACCTATCTAGCACAGATGTATACGGAGATACTAATACAACACCCTACAGTGAAGTTGATGAATGTACCCCAATAAACGCCTATAGCAAAAGTAAATTAGGTGGAGAAGAATTAATACAAACCATTTGTGAAAAATATTTTATTGTCCGCACCTCAAATATATTTGGTGGCAATGATTGTTTTGTGAGAAAGCTCATAAATGGCAAACATACAGCAATTTATCTATTTTCGGACCCCACCCTTTCCGTAACTTATATTGAAGATTTAACTATAGTCCTTCAGAGACTATTAGAAACTGATAAATATGGGATATATAACTATACCAATGAAGGTTGTTTATCAAAGTCAATGCTAATAAATAGTATTATAGAATTTAGTAATCTCGATGTTCCGTTAGTTGTGAATTCAGATAAGCTTTTATCCAATCTCATTAAAGAACCTAAATATACCTGTGTAAATAATTCGCATATAAAACATTCTCTTGGCATTGAAATTGCTCCTTGGGATGATAGACTTAAAGATTACATTAATAAACACCTTAAATTGTAA